A window from Mus caroli chromosome 2, CAROLI_EIJ_v1.1, whole genome shotgun sequence encodes these proteins:
- the Psmd5 gene encoding 26S proteasome non-ATPase regulatory subunit 5 isoform X1 has product MAAQAVSLLREVARLEAPLEELRALQSVVQAVPLHELREQAAELRLRPLFSLLNQNNREQTALCVSILERLLQAVEPIHLARNLRLDLQRGLTHPDDSVKTLTLSQIGRIVENSEAVTEILNNAELLKQIVYCIGGESLSVAKAAIKSLLRISLTQAGLEALFESNLLDDLKNVMKTNDVVRYRVYELIIDISSVSSESLNYCTTSGLVTQLLKELTGEDVLVRATCIEMVTSLAYTHHGRQYLAQEGVIDQISNIIVGADSDPFSGFYLPGFVKFFGNLAVMDSPQQICERYPVFLEKVFEMADSQDPTMIGVAVDTVGILGSSVEGKQVLQKTGTRFERVLMKVGYQAKNASTELKIRCLDAVSSLLYLSPEQQTDDFLGMTESWFSSMSRDSLELFRGISNQPFPELHCAALKVFTAIADQPWAQRLMFNSPGFVEFVMDRSVEHDKASKDAKYELVKALANSKTVAEIFGNSNYLRLRAYLSEGPYYVKPVATTAVEGAD; this is encoded by the exons atggcgGCGCAGGCTGTGTCGCTCCTGCGGGAGGTGGCGCGGCTGGAGGCGCCGCTGGAGGAGCTTCGTGCGCTGCAGTCGGTGGTGCAGGCTGTGCCGCTGCACGAGCTTCGCGAGCAGGCGGCGGAGCTACGCCTCCGCCCGCTGTTCTCCTTGCTTAACCAGAACAATCG GGAACAGACTGCTTTGTGTGTATCCATTCTGGAGAGGTTGCTCCAAGCTGTGGAGCCAATTCACTTGGCCAGGAACCTCAGGCTTGACCTGCAGAGGGGACTGACTCACCCTGATGACTCTGTAAAAACCCTCACTCTGTCGCAG attgGAAGAATTGTTGAAAATTCAGAAGCTGTTACCGAGATCCTCAATAATGCTGAGCTGTTGAAACAGATTGTTTATTGCATTGGTGGAGAGAGTTTATCTGTTGCTAAAGCG GCTATTAAATCCCTGTTGAGAATATCgctaacccaggctggcctggaagctCTGTTTGAAAGTAACCTGCTGGATGATTTGAAGAATGTAATGAAAACAAACGACGTTGTTCGATACAGGGTCTATGAG cTAATTATAGATATTTCTTCTGTGTCATCAGAATCTTTAAACTACTGTACCACAAGTGGACTGGTGACTCAACTCCTAAAAGAGCTGACGGGTGAGGACGTGTTAGTCAG AGCCACCTGTATAGAAATGGTGACATCACTAGCATATACCCATCACGGACGACAATACCTTGCTCAAGAAGGAGTCATTGACCAGATATCCAATATAATTGTTGGCGCAGATTCAGACCCTTTTTCTGGCTTCTATCTGCCAG GATTTGTGAAGTTTTTTGGAAACCTGGCCGTCATGGATAGTCCTCAGCAGATCTGTGAGCGCTACCCTGTTTTTCTGGAGAAGGTGTTTGAAATGGCGGATAGTCAAGACCCCACCATGATTGGTGTCGCTGTCGACACAGTTGGAATCCTGGGATCCAGTGTTGAAGGAAAACAAGTTTTACAGAAGACAG GAACCCGCTTTGAACGTGTCCTCATGAAAGTAGGATATCAAGCAAAGAATGCTTCCACGGAGCTGAAGATTAGGTGCTTGGATGCAGTTTCCTCTCTCCTGTATTTATCA CCTGAGCAGCAGACTGATGACTTCCTGGGAATGACAGAGTCCTGGTTCTCCTCCATGTCCCGAGACTCCCTGGAGCTCTTCCGTGGGATCAGTAACCAGCCCTTCCCGGAGCTACACTGTGCTGCCTTGAAAGTGTTCACA GCTATTGCAGACCAGCCCTGGGCTCAGAGACTTATGTTTAACAGTCCAGGTTTTGTAGAGTTTGTGATGGACCGGTCTGTGGAACATGACAAAGCTTCAAAGGATGCCAAATATGAactggtaaaagcacttgccaatTCCAAGACAGTTGCAGAGATCTTTGGGAACTCAAATTATTTGAGACTCAGAGCGTACCTAAGTGAAGGTCCATACTATGTGAAACCTGTTGCCACAACAGCAGTAGAGGGAGCTGACTGA
- the Psmd5 gene encoding 26S proteasome non-ATPase regulatory subunit 5 isoform X2, which yields MKTNDVVRYRVYELIIDISSVSSESLNYCTTSGLVTQLLKELTGEDVLVRATCIEMVTSLAYTHHGRQYLAQEGVIDQISNIIVGADSDPFSGFYLPGFVKFFGNLAVMDSPQQICERYPVFLEKVFEMADSQDPTMIGVAVDTVGILGSSVEGKQVLQKTGTRFERVLMKVGYQAKNASTELKIRCLDAVSSLLYLSPEQQTDDFLGMTESWFSSMSRDSLELFRGISNQPFPELHCAALKVFTAIADQPWAQRLMFNSPGFVEFVMDRSVEHDKASKDAKYELVKALANSKTVAEIFGNSNYLRLRAYLSEGPYYVKPVATTAVEGAD from the exons ATGAAAACAAACGACGTTGTTCGATACAGGGTCTATGAG cTAATTATAGATATTTCTTCTGTGTCATCAGAATCTTTAAACTACTGTACCACAAGTGGACTGGTGACTCAACTCCTAAAAGAGCTGACGGGTGAGGACGTGTTAGTCAG AGCCACCTGTATAGAAATGGTGACATCACTAGCATATACCCATCACGGACGACAATACCTTGCTCAAGAAGGAGTCATTGACCAGATATCCAATATAATTGTTGGCGCAGATTCAGACCCTTTTTCTGGCTTCTATCTGCCAG GATTTGTGAAGTTTTTTGGAAACCTGGCCGTCATGGATAGTCCTCAGCAGATCTGTGAGCGCTACCCTGTTTTTCTGGAGAAGGTGTTTGAAATGGCGGATAGTCAAGACCCCACCATGATTGGTGTCGCTGTCGACACAGTTGGAATCCTGGGATCCAGTGTTGAAGGAAAACAAGTTTTACAGAAGACAG GAACCCGCTTTGAACGTGTCCTCATGAAAGTAGGATATCAAGCAAAGAATGCTTCCACGGAGCTGAAGATTAGGTGCTTGGATGCAGTTTCCTCTCTCCTGTATTTATCA CCTGAGCAGCAGACTGATGACTTCCTGGGAATGACAGAGTCCTGGTTCTCCTCCATGTCCCGAGACTCCCTGGAGCTCTTCCGTGGGATCAGTAACCAGCCCTTCCCGGAGCTACACTGTGCTGCCTTGAAAGTGTTCACA GCTATTGCAGACCAGCCCTGGGCTCAGAGACTTATGTTTAACAGTCCAGGTTTTGTAGAGTTTGTGATGGACCGGTCTGTGGAACATGACAAAGCTTCAAAGGATGCCAAATATGAactggtaaaagcacttgccaatTCCAAGACAGTTGCAGAGATCTTTGGGAACTCAAATTATTTGAGACTCAGAGCGTACCTAAGTGAAGGTCCATACTATGTGAAACCTGTTGCCACAACAGCAGTAGAGGGAGCTGACTGA